The Ricinus communis isolate WT05 ecotype wild-type chromosome 8, ASM1957865v1, whole genome shotgun sequence sequence AAGGTTATATAATATGAGGAATATCAACATCATGAGTAGCATATATCTATATTTCTCTTATCCAAGAATTATTCCTAATATACTCTAAAACTCTCCAAATACCTACATCATCTTCTACTAGAAATAAGCCATCATTCAGTGCTTTTCTAGGTTTAAGAATGAATATGctagaaaaattattacacCCTAGTTTTTGTAAATATCTATCGCTAATATCATAATAAGTCAAGTAACCAATATCAAAATCATAGCACACATCTACTTCCCATTCACATAATTCAACTTAGGATCATCAACCTACTCCCCACCATAATTAAAACACACATCCACAATGTCATCCATTCTGTAATGAATAAAAGatgcaaaaaaattaataaataaagttcaAACCAATAACAAATACCAAAGAACAGATGTTAacaatatcaaattattttaaaaaatttaaattattaacttaagTCACAAAGTCATAGACactaaacaattaaaaatagttatttttaatcagTGTAGCTTATATATTACATTCTAAAGTCATATAAGTGGTCCAAATAGTTTATAGTCCAAAGCTAGAGTATTACCATGTCTATTTCGGTAAAACAACACTCTTTGTCTTTTGTCTCTTTTCGAATGAATAGCTCTTTTATCTCTGTCAGTAGAATCTTCTTTCCACTAAACAAACAcgttctttatcttttttctaaaactttTTTCATAATCAGAGAGGATGTCATTCCTAAAACGGCGTTTTCTAAGTGTTAGAGATTTTTAGATATTTgagaaattaatttagggttCCAAAAAACCAATTTGGAGATTAATTTTGGGTAGTTgggttttagggtttttttggGGGTAAACACCTGACCATTTACTTGCGTGTCAGTAAGTTTAAAGACACGTGAACAAAAGGctaatgagagaaaataaaaattagtttggCATTACAGCTTGTGTATAAATGGTCTGTTTTTGAATATTAAGGTCAtaattgagctaaaaaaaCATAAGGATACAATGTGACGAAACGCTAAACATGAGGGTCAAGTCTGCACATTTTCCCaattaaatttgacaaaaaataGCAAAGTACAGATACCATTATGTAAGTTTACCTTCTTTATGGACAATATAAGCcgtattttcttttcttttattctttcattaaataaaagaaattttaaaaaaactttttatatttgctTTTCAAATCTTCTGATCTCTGTTTTGCACATAGATTTCACCATCATCCTTTCTATATCTCTTCCCCAGATCTTCTTCTGCAGATGCTATAATCAGgtacttttcaattttatcttgtgcaattacatatttatcaCGTATCTAGGTGCACATTGATTTACTCTATGTAGTTTGCTAAATAAGTGATTAAAATGATTTGATCTGGGTTTTTTTTTCGTTTGTGGAGGTAGATCAAAGGGATCTTGTTTCTgggtttttgttttatatttgcATCAACCATGGTTATATTCATGTACGagagccttttttttttctcccttTCTTTTTGGGTTCGTTTAGGGATCAAAATTATGACATGTAAAGAAttgaaatctaaataaaattttttataaatttatttatttctgatGTTTCAAGACAAAAATGGTTCTGGGGTTTCTTTATCTTGCGAGTAATTTGGCTTTTAGTTGGCATTTTTGGTTGAAGATAAGAGTCTAGATTATGGATTTTCAACTTTAATTCTGGATTTTAGAGGTAgcacatatatttataaggtTTGTGGAGATAATTCAATGGGTTCTTGTAATGTAGCCTTTTCCTGTTTTTGTAAGCAAAATTTGGTAAGAAAAAGTTATAGTGAAGGCTCACGTATTAACCATTTTATTTGCAGTGCAGCAATAGTTTCAAAgaattattttccttattatatttagtttgtTTGTTGTGTCATGCATTTGGGTTTTCTATGTTTAATATAATGCAGTTAATTAGTACATATAAATATCTGAGGAAGGGAGAAAGTTACAATGGTGAAGCTGACGATGATTGCGCGTGTCACTGATGGGCTACCGCTAGCTGAAGGATTGGATGATGGCCGTGACGTGAAGGATATTGAAATGTACAAACAGCAAGTAAAGGCACTGTTTAAGAATCTTGCCACACGCCAAAATGAGCCTTCAAGGATGTCTATTGAAAGTGGCTCTTATGTCTTCCAGTATCCTGCCTATGTTCGCATGTATTCATATTATTGCCTTGTACAATTTGGATATATGAAGTATGTTTTGCATTCATCACTTGCACATTGGAGCCTGGAAGTATTTATGTGACCAATTAAGATAGATTGTGCAGCATGCTGCTTCATAAGATTAGATAATGCCCAAATCTTGCTATTTCATATTGTTGAATGCCATGGTTGGTGGTCAATACCTTGCTTTAAACTTTTTCTGTTTATATGTTGTTGACTGGCTGCATGTTCATGTGACATATTCACAGGTTTtgttaattcattaatttgagtttgaaaattcatcttttttaGCATTTTCCTTGACCTGAGACCTTAGTTATATCATTGAAGGACGTGTTTGTTACCTCACAATGTGTGACCGCTCATATCCTAAGAAACTAGCCTTCCAATACTTGGAAGACCTCAAGAATGAATTTGAGCGTGTCAATGGGGCTCAAATTGAAACCGCTGCTAGACCATATGCTTTTATTAAGTTTGGTAGGCGTCTTTGTTTCATTAAGTTTGTTCTTCAGTTATCATATTTTGTTgacttttatcttttatgcTTGTAATAGAtctgatttttgttttcttgtctTTGTATTTTGAAGATACTTTCATacagaaaacaaagaaattatatCAGGACACTCGGACTCAGCGGAATATTGCAAAGTTGAATGACGAACTGTATGAAGTTCACCAAATAATGACCCGCAATGTGCAGGACGTACTAGGTGTTGGCGAAAAACTAGACCgtaagaaaaaattttaaattcataatcaCTTGATTTTCAATATATCACTTTGTTCTACTGTTGCTGAAGATGAATTTCAAAAGAACGCAATgctgaaaattataattaagacTGAAGAAAGATTTACACTCCTTAAGCATggataaattcaaaaattatgcACATGCATGAATCCTTGCTGAGTTGATGAATGAATACTCATGAGAATTTGGTTGGATATGCTTATAAAATGTATTGATTTAGGATATTATCGTAGTTGATTTTAAAACTCAAGCTTATTGACTATATAATCGTGGCGCCTCTTGTAGTATTAACGTTTAATTGACAATGCGTGTAAGGCATGCTCAATGGGTGTAAACCCCAAAGCTGCCTTCTTTTGGTGGCATCCCCAGTAGTTTAATAGCGTTTGATGCATGCATATCCCTTGGAAATTATGAAAATGGTAGGTCTTCCTATGAAAATATTGGAGAGCTGACTTCTGAcatatttattactttatgaAACCACCATTCTTAGTTCCAGGTTTTATAAGCTAGAATTCTTTTATCCTTAGGCAAATTAGGCAGatagttattttttctttttgtttcttttctatttgcTCTTGGTCATCTGCTGCTGTTCCCTTATATtcttatcataaaattaatagaatacaCATGATATTTTTTGTCAGATtatgctctctctctctctctctctctctgaaATATGCTCTTTTGAAATATGAACCTTGCACATTGTATGGTAATGCAGAGGTCAGTGAAATGTCCAGCCGGTTAACATCAGAATCTAGAATATATGCTGATAAGGCAAGAGATTTGAATCGGCAGGTTAGTTCCATTGATCTAGTTGTTATATTACAGGTTTCAGCTCACTTTTCAGacttgctttatttttattggcaATTATGACGTAATATGTAAATGTTGCACCATCCTGAATATTGCTGAAGTTGAAAAACTTTTCCAATTGGAAAGAAAAGGTCATGATAAGCCATTTGAATATGATATGTTTCCAAGAAAATGAATGTGATTTAGTATTATacctctctttttttattacctTTTTGGCACTAGCGTGAAAGGATCTGGCATTCTTGGAACACA is a genomic window containing:
- the LOC8260435 gene encoding 25.3 kDa vesicle transport protein gives rise to the protein MVKLTMIARVTDGLPLAEGLDDGRDVKDIEMYKQQVKALFKNLATRQNEPSRMSIESGSYVFHYIIEGRVCYLTMCDRSYPKKLAFQYLEDLKNEFERVNGAQIETAARPYAFIKFDTFIQKTKKLYQDTRTQRNIAKLNDELYEVHQIMTRNVQDVLGVGEKLDQVSEMSSRLTSESRIYADKARDLNRQALIRKWAPVAIVLGVVFLLFWVKTKLW